In Alkalinema sp. FACHB-956, the following proteins share a genomic window:
- a CDS encoding DUF1565 domain-containing protein, whose protein sequence is MTPQFSRHLDRPLRQFSLCCVPHPTQILQMSLLATLGISGLNTLPAIAQPSQPQPYQIAQATPAADYNLVFVNPQVGNDGSNGSDQAPLRTITKALQLAQPNTIIVLSPGTYSTATGEVFPLNLKPGVTLQGEPRDRGQNIVIRGSGVFLSKSFGRQNVAIVGANRAGLRGVTVSNPTPQGYGVWIESSSPVLSDNTFTGSDHDGVSIVGNSAPVLKNNYFYENGANGVTIYGTSRPELRENIFEKTGFGVNIAQNAAPRLIGNRITQNQDGVVVQGNARPILRGNVIDGNVRDGLVAIANTQPDLGTVGDLGNNTFLSNGQSDVNAKTSSQIIPAAGNQFSTSSGRLDLNATTVAAAPVESREPLRLSTALPVRTTASTRPAANLPAPTASTAIPIPVPVATATMPTAIPATSEQPVREITFSRPTSGNPLRPAASPTPIAARPAPRPDVVVPTNASSGIPNSMPNSVIVPVAVAPVSSGGRSLPLPKQAKSSSVTTGTSSPSSLAANPSLNSPLNSPAPLTFNAWTSTPAARPSNVLPVPGSSIPLGNVGDMASVPVWRGGKRSSVGSPPIPPTRSGAPAAVLRVRVVAPLSDERALRTIVPDAFTTTSRGQTVLQAGAFSDRAKADQLLQSLTSLGIQATLEEF, encoded by the coding sequence GTGACCCCCCAGTTTAGTCGTCACCTCGATCGTCCACTGCGCCAATTTTCTTTGTGCTGTGTTCCTCATCCCACGCAGATTTTACAAATGAGTCTCCTGGCAACCCTGGGGATCAGCGGGCTGAATACGCTACCCGCGATCGCTCAGCCTAGCCAGCCCCAACCCTACCAAATCGCCCAGGCCACCCCAGCGGCAGATTACAATCTTGTCTTCGTCAATCCCCAGGTGGGCAACGATGGCAGCAACGGTAGCGACCAAGCACCCCTGCGCACCATTACCAAGGCGCTGCAACTCGCCCAACCCAACACGATTATTGTTCTCTCCCCTGGCACCTACAGCACCGCCACTGGGGAAGTTTTTCCCCTCAACCTCAAGCCCGGTGTGACCTTGCAAGGCGAACCCCGCGATCGGGGCCAGAACATCGTTATTCGCGGTTCCGGAGTTTTCCTAAGCAAAAGTTTTGGGCGGCAGAATGTGGCGATCGTCGGAGCTAATCGGGCTGGACTGCGCGGCGTCACCGTTTCCAACCCCACCCCCCAAGGCTACGGCGTTTGGATTGAGTCCAGCAGCCCCGTCCTCAGCGACAATACCTTCACAGGCAGTGATCACGATGGCGTGTCGATCGTCGGCAACAGCGCTCCCGTTTTGAAAAATAACTATTTCTACGAAAACGGAGCCAATGGCGTCACGATCTACGGCACCTCTCGACCTGAATTGCGGGAAAACATTTTTGAGAAAACCGGATTTGGCGTCAACATTGCCCAAAATGCCGCTCCTCGCCTGATTGGCAACCGCATCACCCAAAACCAAGATGGAGTCGTCGTTCAGGGCAATGCTCGCCCCATTTTGCGGGGCAATGTGATCGACGGTAACGTGCGGGATGGCCTCGTCGCGATCGCCAATACCCAACCGGACTTAGGCACCGTGGGCGACTTGGGCAACAATACCTTCCTCAGCAATGGCCAGTCCGATGTCAACGCTAAAACCAGCAGCCAAATCATTCCCGCAGCGGGGAATCAGTTTTCCACCAGCAGTGGACGCCTAGACCTAAATGCCACGACCGTTGCCGCTGCCCCTGTGGAAAGCCGGGAACCGCTGCGGCTAAGTACCGCACTCCCCGTGCGCACGACCGCATCGACCCGTCCAGCAGCAAATCTTCCAGCCCCAACGGCCTCTACCGCCATTCCCATTCCGGTACCTGTGGCCACTGCGACCATGCCAACGGCGATCCCGGCCACCTCGGAACAACCCGTGCGGGAAATCACCTTTTCGCGGCCCACCTCTGGCAATCCTTTGCGCCCTGCGGCCAGCCCCACCCCGATCGCAGCTAGACCCGCGCCAAGACCCGATGTCGTGGTACCTACCAATGCATCGAGTGGTATCCCCAATTCCATGCCCAATTCCGTGATCGTGCCCGTTGCCGTTGCACCCGTCAGTTCCGGTGGTCGATCGCTGCCCTTACCCAAACAGGCAAAGAGTAGTAGTGTGACCACAGGGACATCTAGCCCTTCTAGCCTAGCGGCCAATCCCAGTTTAAATAGCCCTTTAAATAGCCCTGCCCCGCTCACCTTTAATGCCTGGACTTCTACCCCAGCAGCGCGTCCCAGCAACGTTCTGCCCGTGCCCGGTTCCAGCATCCCCCTCGGCAACGTTGGCGATATGGCATCCGTTCCAGTCTGGCGGGGAGGCAAACGATCTAGCGTCGGAAGTCCTCCCATTCCTCCAACCCGATCGGGAGCCCCCGCTGCGGTTCTGCGCGTGCGGGTCGTGGCTCCACTCTCCGATGAGCGTGCCTTACGCACAATTGTGCCCGATGCGTTTACAACTACATCCCGAGGCCAAACGGTCTTACAAGCTGGAGCCTTTAGCGATCGGGCCAAGGCTGATCAACTGTTGCAAAGTTTAACCAGCTTGGGAATTCAAGCGACCCTAGAGGAGTTTTAG
- a CDS encoding phycobilisome rod-core linker polypeptide, with the protein MSLPLLEYAPSSQNQRVAGFEVPGDEQAWAFSTDAILSAVEMDAVIQAAYRQILNEQQMTSSSRIPYLESQLRSGQMTVREFIRGLATSEIFRTRNYDTNNNYRFVQMCIQRLLGREVYNDREKFAWSTVLATKGLNGFISDLLESEEYLTNFGDHTVPFQRRRVVQQRTTGDLPFARMARYDEFHLAQLPKTSAYGVSASTYRVTNIGRSDRWAWQRGADQRYAQIWYGVILASAGFLTLPLLGLIFGW; encoded by the coding sequence ATGTCTCTTCCTCTGCTTGAGTACGCGCCTTCCTCTCAAAATCAACGGGTTGCAGGCTTTGAAGTCCCAGGTGACGAACAGGCTTGGGCCTTCAGTACGGATGCCATTTTGAGTGCTGTGGAGATGGATGCGGTTATCCAGGCTGCCTATCGCCAAATCTTGAATGAACAACAGATGACGAGTAGTTCGCGGATTCCCTATTTGGAGTCGCAACTGCGTTCGGGTCAAATGACGGTTCGAGAGTTCATTCGAGGTCTGGCCACTTCCGAGATCTTCCGTACACGCAATTACGACACAAACAATAACTATCGGTTTGTGCAAATGTGTATCCAGCGGCTGCTGGGCCGGGAAGTCTACAACGATCGGGAAAAATTTGCCTGGTCTACGGTACTGGCGACCAAAGGGTTGAATGGCTTTATTAGCGATCTGTTGGAGTCTGAAGAATATCTGACGAACTTTGGAGATCACACCGTGCCCTTCCAACGGCGGCGGGTGGTGCAGCAGCGCACCACTGGGGATCTGCCCTTTGCGCGCATGGCTCGCTACGATGAATTCCACTTGGCGCAACTGCCGAAGACGAGTGCCTACGGCGTCTCTGCCAGCACCTATCGGGTGACCAATATCGGTCGGAGCGATCGCTGGGCTTGGCAACGGGGGGCTGACCAACGCTATGCCCAAATTTGGTATGGGGTCATCCTCGCCAGCGCCGGATTCCTCACCTTGCCCCTGTTAGGGTTGATCTTTGGCTGGTAG
- a CDS encoding thiamine phosphate synthase: MSSAALYRILDANLDRAREGLRVVEEWCRFGLNQAEWTEHCKAMRQELAKWHLPEFRAARDTPGDLGTQMTHPQEAQRDSIAQVLQANLCRIEESLRVLEEYGKVHSAEMGAAMKQMRYKIYTLDSQLQTNSKTGQSPAKLQTYTIETLPERPTMTHSRHDRLHQAQLYLVTSPCDRLIEVVESALQGGLTLVQYRDKNTDDGLRFDRAQKLKALCQQYGALFIVNDRVDLALSVDADGVHLGQQDLPYGVARQILGPDKIIGRSTTNPEEFARAMQEGADYIGVGPVHETPTKAGKAAAGYDYVRYATENCAMPWFAIGGIDLSNVQAVIDAGARRVSVVRAVMEAENPQAVTQQFLARLMA, encoded by the coding sequence ATGAGTTCTGCTGCGCTGTATCGCATTCTGGACGCCAATCTCGATCGCGCCCGTGAAGGGTTGCGAGTGGTGGAGGAATGGTGTCGTTTTGGCCTCAATCAGGCGGAATGGACAGAGCACTGTAAAGCGATGCGGCAGGAATTGGCAAAGTGGCACCTACCGGAATTTCGGGCAGCGCGAGATACGCCGGGGGATCTGGGTACCCAAATGACCCATCCCCAGGAGGCGCAGCGGGATAGTATTGCCCAGGTTTTGCAGGCGAATTTGTGTCGGATTGAAGAATCGCTGCGGGTGCTGGAGGAATACGGCAAGGTGCATAGTGCCGAGATGGGCGCTGCCATGAAGCAAATGCGCTATAAAATCTACACCTTAGATAGCCAGTTGCAAACCAACTCAAAAACTGGCCAGTCCCCCGCTAAGTTGCAAACCTACACAATAGAAACGTTACCAGAACGGCCAACCATGACCCATTCCCGCCACGATCGCCTCCATCAAGCGCAACTGTACTTAGTGACTTCACCCTGCGATCGCTTAATTGAGGTGGTGGAATCTGCGCTGCAAGGCGGGCTGACGTTGGTACAGTATCGCGATAAAAATACTGACGATGGACTCCGGTTCGATCGGGCCCAGAAGTTAAAAGCCCTCTGTCAGCAATACGGTGCTTTGTTTATTGTCAACGATCGGGTCGATTTGGCTTTGTCGGTGGATGCGGATGGGGTGCATTTGGGCCAGCAGGACTTACCCTATGGGGTCGCTCGGCAGATCCTAGGGCCGGACAAAATTATTGGTCGATCGACGACAAATCCCGAAGAATTTGCGAGAGCGATGCAGGAAGGAGCCGATTACATCGGGGTTGGCCCAGTTCATGAAACGCCCACGAAAGCAGGCAAGGCCGCCGCAGGCTATGACTATGTGCGCTATGCCACCGAAAATTGTGCGATGCCCTGGTTTGCGATCGGGGGGATTGATCTGAGTAATGTGCAAGCGGTCATTGATGCGGGAGCGCGGCGGGTTTCTGTGGTGCGAGCTGTGATGGAAGCGGAGAACCCCCAAGCCGTAACGCAGCAATTTCTGGCTCGATTAATGGCCTAG
- a CDS encoding hemolysin family protein codes for MSSFATNFLIVLLLIIANALFVMSEMAIVSARKVRLQQAANQGDKGAKSALHLANNPNNFLAAAQVGITLIAIISGAFGEQVFSSVFKPILEDIPIFKAYSEGLAFGLAVLTVTYLTLILGELVPKRLALNSPEGIAAAVAGPMSLLAKVASPIVYLLSQSTDIVLKILGIRPSDEPQVTEEEIRVLIEQGTEAGMFEQAEEDIMKRVFQLGDRRVSAIMTPRVDILWLDLEDSAEENRRAMHEGSHARFPVCQGGLDNLLGVIQVYDLLMESLEGDQLDFTKSLQKPVFVPESTRALKVLELFKQTGNQIAFVVDEYGVIQGLVTLTDILQALVGDLPSAEDLEEPQAIQREDGSWLLDGMLPIYQFKELLEMEERELPGEHRGSYQTLGGFVVMYLGRIPISADHFVWDGLRFEVMDMDGNRVDKVLVMPES; via the coding sequence ATGTCTTCCTTCGCCACCAACTTTCTCATCGTTCTGCTCCTGATCATTGCCAATGCCCTGTTTGTGATGTCAGAAATGGCGATCGTGTCTGCCCGCAAAGTGCGGTTGCAGCAGGCCGCCAACCAAGGCGACAAAGGTGCCAAGTCTGCCCTCCACCTCGCGAACAATCCCAATAACTTTTTGGCAGCAGCCCAAGTTGGGATTACCTTAATTGCGATTATTTCTGGGGCGTTTGGGGAACAGGTCTTCTCGTCGGTGTTTAAGCCCATCTTGGAAGATATTCCGATCTTCAAGGCTTACAGCGAGGGCTTAGCCTTCGGTTTGGCAGTTTTGACCGTGACCTATCTCACCCTTATTCTGGGGGAACTGGTGCCTAAACGGCTGGCCCTCAACTCCCCCGAGGGCATTGCTGCAGCAGTGGCAGGGCCGATGAGTTTGTTGGCCAAGGTGGCTTCCCCGATCGTTTACTTGCTCAGCCAATCCACCGATATTGTGCTGAAAATTTTGGGCATTCGGCCTTCCGATGAGCCGCAGGTGACTGAGGAAGAAATTCGGGTGCTGATTGAGCAGGGGACTGAAGCAGGCATGTTTGAGCAGGCCGAAGAAGACATCATGAAGCGGGTCTTCCAGCTCGGCGATCGGCGGGTCAGTGCGATTATGACGCCTCGGGTGGATATCCTTTGGTTAGATCTAGAAGATTCCGCTGAAGAAAACCGTCGCGCCATGCATGAAGGCTCCCACGCTCGCTTTCCGGTCTGCCAAGGGGGCTTGGATAACTTGTTGGGGGTAATCCAAGTTTACGATTTGCTGATGGAATCCTTGGAAGGAGACCAACTCGATTTTACGAAATCCCTACAAAAGCCGGTTTTTGTTCCGGAAAGTACCCGTGCGCTCAAGGTTTTGGAATTGTTTAAGCAAACGGGAAATCAAATTGCCTTTGTTGTTGATGAATACGGTGTAATTCAAGGCTTGGTTACACTGACGGATATCCTACAAGCATTGGTAGGTGACCTACCCAGTGCGGAGGATTTAGAAGAGCCCCAGGCAATTCAGCGGGAAGACGGCTCTTGGCTGCTGGACGGGATGTTGCCGATTTATCAGTTCAAAGAATTACTAGAAATGGAAGAGCGGGAACTACCGGGAGAACATCGCGGTAGTTACCAAACGCTAGGAGGGTTTGTCGTAATGTACCTAGGCCGGATTCCCATATCCGCCGATCATTTTGTTTGGGATGGCCTGCGGTTTGAAGTGATGGATATGGACGGCAATCGGGTCGATAAGGTGCTGGTGATGCCAGAAAGCTAG
- a CDS encoding element excision factor XisI family protein, protein MDQTLSYADILKKTVRAAVVNQPRLQEIKLYSVCDTESGHFLVLATGWDKQRWMDTILFHARLVGQQIFIEEDNFEESLTQLLIASGVRNEDIRHEDLRATA, encoded by the coding sequence ATGGATCAAACCTTGAGTTATGCGGACATTCTAAAAAAGACTGTGCGAGCAGCGGTGGTCAATCAACCCCGATTGCAGGAAATTAAACTCTATTCTGTGTGTGACACTGAGTCCGGTCATTTTTTGGTTCTGGCAACGGGCTGGGACAAACAACGCTGGATGGACACTATCTTGTTTCATGCTCGTTTAGTGGGGCAGCAAATCTTCATTGAGGAAGATAACTTTGAGGAGAGCTTAACTCAATTGCTCATTGCGAGTGGAGTTCGAAATGAGGATATACGGCACGAGGATCTTAGGGCTACAGCATAA
- the thiS gene encoding sulfur carrier protein ThiS codes for MNPMETITLHVNGEVKDCPSQLNLPQLLEHLGMNPRLVAVEYNGEILHRQFWENTEVQAGDRLEVVTIVGGG; via the coding sequence ATGAACCCCATGGAAACGATTACTCTACACGTGAATGGCGAAGTTAAAGACTGTCCCTCTCAGCTCAATTTGCCGCAACTGTTAGAACATTTAGGGATGAATCCGCGTTTGGTGGCGGTGGAATACAACGGTGAAATTTTGCATCGTCAGTTTTGGGAGAACACGGAGGTGCAGGCAGGCGATCGCTTGGAAGTGGTCACGATCGTGGGTGGCGGCTAG
- a CDS encoding iron uptake porin, whose translation MTTLSLPALGLAVLLGGAASSNAAEIKAQSVQHNSQATLTQSALSLGAIDGASVDTPSSEMGQVTMGQVTSVSQLSDVKPTDWAFQALQSLVERYGCIAGYPDRTYRGNRAMTRYEFAAGLNACMDRVNELIAAATADLVKKEDLATLQKLQEEFAAELATLRGRVDALEAKTATLEKQQFSTTTKLQGEVIFSLAGAYGAYDGGNLAFINNTNAAVLAPPTTPIALLPTPTAGRDANITLNNRVRLNLNTSFTGKDLLITGLQAYNFGSGPSTAFPGFNNGSSLAGTLGYGDVIFGNNSNVRLGYEPQFPTLNPQTLQPKGGNNSLELYKLLYIFPVADRLTAFVGTNAEVSDAFPSILPFAGEGQGALSRFATLPAAHRVSGGTSQTGLAAAAGVIFKISDAIDFRALYGSVNSNLPQNQGFPGTPLGAGIFNGSYIAAAQLTVKPSANLDIGLNYAHSYHQINILGTGLSSSDIGAILFPATSLGDLANQGIKMDTIGVTAAYRLNPTITLAGSFSYIFSDLVDVNASTDFMSWLVGIHAKDIGQKGNSAGLIFGQPLARTFVGGLAVRPEDTKPYQLEGYFNYRVNDHISITPGVFVIFNPEGFKDNPTAIVPVIRTTFTF comes from the coding sequence ATGACTACCTTGAGTCTGCCTGCCCTGGGGTTGGCAGTTCTTCTAGGGGGCGCTGCTTCCTCAAACGCAGCAGAGATTAAGGCGCAATCTGTCCAGCACAATTCCCAAGCAACCTTAACCCAGTCAGCTTTAAGCCTGGGGGCGATCGACGGCGCTTCCGTAGACACCCCCAGCTCGGAAATGGGGCAAGTCACTATGGGGCAAGTCACTTCAGTGTCCCAGCTTTCCGATGTCAAACCCACGGACTGGGCTTTTCAGGCGTTGCAGTCCCTCGTTGAGCGCTACGGTTGCATTGCGGGCTATCCCGATCGCACCTATCGTGGTAACCGGGCCATGACCCGCTACGAGTTTGCCGCTGGCTTGAATGCCTGCATGGATCGGGTCAATGAGCTGATTGCCGCAGCCACCGCAGATTTGGTCAAGAAAGAAGACTTGGCCACGCTGCAAAAATTGCAAGAAGAGTTTGCCGCTGAACTGGCGACCTTGCGCGGTCGGGTAGATGCCCTAGAAGCCAAAACGGCCACCCTGGAAAAGCAGCAGTTTTCCACCACCACCAAATTGCAAGGCGAAGTCATCTTCAGTCTAGCGGGAGCCTACGGAGCCTACGACGGGGGTAACCTCGCATTTATCAACAACACCAATGCGGCGGTTCTCGCGCCACCCACAACCCCGATCGCCCTCCTCCCAACTCCTACCGCTGGACGGGATGCCAATATCACCCTGAATAACCGGGTACGGCTCAATCTCAACACCAGTTTTACCGGCAAGGACTTGCTGATTACCGGACTGCAAGCCTACAACTTTGGCAGTGGCCCCAGTACCGCCTTTCCTGGCTTCAATAACGGGTCTAGCTTGGCTGGAACTTTGGGGTATGGGGATGTGATTTTCGGCAACAACAGTAACGTCCGCCTAGGCTACGAACCGCAGTTTCCCACCCTCAATCCCCAAACCCTCCAACCCAAGGGCGGCAATAACAGCCTAGAACTCTACAAACTGCTATACATTTTCCCCGTGGCCGATCGCTTAACAGCGTTTGTCGGCACCAATGCAGAAGTCTCCGATGCCTTTCCGTCCATTCTGCCCTTTGCGGGAGAAGGCCAGGGAGCGCTTTCCCGGTTCGCAACGTTACCAGCGGCCCATCGGGTCTCCGGCGGTACTTCCCAAACGGGATTGGCGGCAGCGGCGGGGGTAATTTTTAAGATTTCGGATGCGATCGACTTCCGTGCCCTCTATGGTTCTGTCAACTCTAACCTGCCCCAAAATCAGGGCTTTCCGGGAACGCCGCTGGGAGCAGGCATTTTCAACGGTAGCTACATTGCGGCAGCGCAGTTGACGGTGAAGCCTTCGGCCAATCTGGATATCGGGTTGAACTATGCCCACAGCTACCACCAGATCAACATTCTGGGTACTGGCCTCAGCAGCTCGGACATCGGCGCAATTCTCTTTCCCGCCACCTCTTTGGGGGATCTCGCCAACCAAGGCATCAAGATGGACACGATCGGGGTGACGGCGGCCTATCGTTTGAACCCGACGATTACGCTGGCAGGTTCCTTCTCCTACATCTTTAGCGATCTGGTGGATGTCAACGCTTCCACCGACTTTATGAGCTGGTTGGTGGGCATTCACGCCAAAGATATTGGTCAAAAGGGCAACTCAGCAGGGTTAATCTTTGGTCAACCCCTAGCACGCACCTTCGTGGGTGGATTGGCTGTCAGACCGGAAGATACCAAGCCCTACCAGTTGGAAGGCTACTTTAACTATCGAGTGAATGATCACATCAGCATTACGCCAGGGGTGTTTGTCATCTTTAACCCAGAAGGCTTTAAGGATAACCCCACTGCGATCGTGCCTGTTATTCGGACAACGTTTACGTTCTAA
- the fabG gene encoding 3-oxoacyl-[acyl-carrier-protein] reductase has translation MAQNLQGKVAIVTGASRGIGRSTALALASEGASVVVNYASSSGAADAVVAEIEQAGGTAIALKADVSKAEEVDQMIEATMAKFGRIDVLVNNAGITRDTLLLRMKPEDWQAVIDLNLTGVFLCTRAVSKIMLKQKSGRIVNITSVAGQMGNPGQANYSAAKAGVIGFTKTVARELAPRGITVNAVAPGFIATDMTSDLNAEPILQMIPLNRYGQPEEVAGMIQFLAASPAAAYVTGQVFNVDGGMVMA, from the coding sequence ATGGCACAGAACTTGCAAGGTAAAGTTGCGATCGTCACCGGAGCATCGCGGGGCATTGGACGCTCCACCGCATTGGCCCTCGCCTCGGAAGGAGCCTCGGTGGTCGTTAACTATGCAAGTTCCAGCGGGGCTGCTGATGCAGTGGTTGCCGAAATTGAGCAAGCGGGAGGAACCGCGATCGCCCTGAAAGCGGATGTCTCCAAGGCGGAAGAAGTCGATCAAATGATCGAAGCGACAATGGCCAAGTTTGGCCGCATTGATGTCTTAGTGAACAATGCAGGCATTACCCGTGATACCTTGCTGCTGCGGATGAAGCCAGAAGATTGGCAAGCGGTCATCGATTTGAACCTGACGGGGGTTTTCCTCTGCACCCGAGCGGTTAGCAAAATTATGCTGAAGCAAAAATCCGGTCGGATTGTCAACATCACTTCCGTCGCGGGCCAAATGGGGAACCCTGGTCAAGCCAACTACAGCGCGGCCAAAGCGGGCGTCATCGGCTTTACCAAAACGGTGGCGCGGGAACTCGCTCCCCGGGGCATTACGGTGAATGCAGTGGCCCCTGGATTTATCGCCACGGATATGACCAGTGATTTAAACGCTGAACCCATTCTGCAAATGATTCCGCTCAATCGCTATGGTCAGCCGGAAGAAGTCGCAGGCATGATTCAATTCCTAGCGGCTTCCCCGGCAGCCGCCTATGTCACAGGACAGGTCTTTAACGTTGATGGCGGCATGGTGATGGCCTAG
- a CDS encoding DUF1517 domain-containing protein, with protein MKTRFTHFLKPLLKPILAIALIFTLFFGAVDQAQAASYGGRMGGGSFRSAPSRTYSAPRSYGGGYGGGGYYGGGGSSFFFFPSPWMFFWGGGGAFGGLFTVLIFVAIANFAFRALRNAQSGDGESLGASTVSVTKLQVGLLAQARELQSDLNRIAQRADTSSSAGLAQVLQESTLSLMRHPEYWVYAGGETKNAGLTAAEAEFNRIALAERSKFKGESLSNVSGQLKQADSSSLTVAQKGDLATQAPGEYIVVTLVVGAEGKVDLPKITSADDVRKALSALGSVSSDRLMALEVLWTPQVEGDVFTSDDMIVSYPTLKLV; from the coding sequence ATGAAAACTCGATTTACTCATTTTCTGAAACCCCTTTTGAAACCTATTCTCGCGATCGCACTGATCTTTACCCTCTTTTTTGGTGCGGTGGATCAAGCCCAAGCGGCGAGCTATGGGGGACGGATGGGTGGGGGATCTTTTCGATCAGCCCCTAGCCGAACCTACAGCGCACCCCGTTCCTACGGCGGTGGCTATGGCGGCGGTGGCTACTATGGCGGCGGTGGCAGCAGTTTCTTCTTCTTCCCTTCCCCTTGGATGTTTTTCTGGGGTGGCGGTGGTGCCTTTGGGGGCCTGTTCACCGTGTTGATTTTTGTCGCGATCGCGAATTTCGCCTTCCGCGCTTTGCGCAATGCCCAGTCCGGTGACGGGGAAAGCTTAGGAGCATCCACGGTTTCGGTGACCAAGCTGCAAGTGGGGCTATTGGCCCAGGCTCGGGAATTACAGTCTGACCTGAATCGCATTGCGCAACGGGCGGATACCAGTTCCAGCGCAGGCTTGGCGCAGGTGTTACAGGAATCCACACTGTCGTTGATGCGTCACCCGGAATACTGGGTCTATGCCGGTGGAGAAACCAAAAATGCAGGACTGACGGCGGCGGAAGCGGAATTCAACCGCATTGCCCTGGCGGAACGCAGCAAGTTTAAAGGCGAGTCGCTTTCCAATGTGAGCGGTCAGTTGAAGCAAGCCGATAGCAGTTCTCTGACGGTTGCTCAGAAGGGAGACCTCGCGACCCAAGCACCGGGGGAATATATCGTGGTGACCTTGGTGGTCGGTGCCGAAGGTAAAGTCGATTTACCTAAAATTACCAGTGCGGACGATGTGCGCAAGGCTCTGAGCGCCTTGGGAAGTGTCTCCAGCGATCGGCTGATGGCCTTGGAAGTGCTGTGGACGCCGCAGGTAGAAGGGGATGTCTTCACCAGTGATGACATGATTGTCAGCTATCCTACGTTGAAGCTGGTGTAG
- a CDS encoding Uma2 family endonuclease, with protein sequence MVNLQPSAQTEVTVPSENLWEVVYPDSDGQPIADNTKQFEWIVLIKKNLDLLFVKEPNVFVAGDLLWYPVEGNPKIRIAPDALVVFGRPKGERGSYQQWQEDNIPPHVVFEILSPGNTSLEMERKLLFYERYGVEEYYLYDPDHNLCRGWLRVDGYFDEIITIDQWISPRLGIRFDLTQDVLQLYHPDGVVCQSYTEIAQQLEQERQEKEQALQKLAEIEARAGRLADRLRELGIDPHQI encoded by the coding sequence ATGGTGAACCTTCAACCGTCTGCCCAAACCGAAGTCACGGTTCCGAGTGAAAATTTATGGGAAGTCGTTTACCCGGACAGCGACGGCCAGCCCATAGCGGATAATACGAAGCAGTTTGAGTGGATCGTTTTAATCAAGAAAAATCTGGATCTACTCTTTGTTAAAGAGCCGAATGTCTTTGTTGCTGGAGATTTGCTGTGGTATCCGGTAGAGGGTAACCCGAAAATTCGCATTGCACCGGATGCCTTGGTGGTTTTCGGTCGGCCTAAAGGAGAACGAGGTTCCTACCAGCAGTGGCAAGAGGATAATATTCCGCCTCACGTGGTGTTTGAAATCCTGTCTCCTGGCAATACCTCCCTGGAAATGGAGCGTAAGTTGTTGTTCTATGAACGCTATGGCGTGGAAGAATACTATCTCTACGATCCAGATCACAATCTGTGCCGAGGTTGGCTTAGGGTCGATGGCTATTTCGACGAAATTATTACGATTGATCAATGGATCAGTCCTCGGTTAGGCATTCGCTTTGACCTGACGCAGGATGTTCTACAGCTTTATCATCCTGATGGTGTTGTTTGCCAGAGCTATACCGAAATTGCTCAACAGCTTGAACAGGAACGCCAAGAAAAAGAGCAAGCTCTGCAAAAATTAGCAGAAATTGAAGCAAGAGCTGGTCGTCTGGCCGATCGATTACGAGAATTAGGAATTGACCCCCATCAGATCTAG
- a CDS encoding element excision factor XisH family protein has protein sequence MFLYQWALEEQEPERELFWAVSQDIYIKHFQKPIFQLAVQRNKINLLVYEPSQEVILQWIKP, from the coding sequence TTGTTTCTCTATCAATGGGCTTTGGAAGAACAGGAGCCAGAGCGCGAGTTATTCTGGGCGGTGAGTCAAGATATCTACATCAAGCATTTCCAAAAACCGATTTTTCAGCTAGCTGTGCAGCGTAATAAGATCAACCTTCTAGTTTATGAACCTAGCCAGGAGGTCATTCTGCAATGGATCAAACCTTGA